In Candidatus Nitrosotenuis uzonensis, one DNA window encodes the following:
- a CDS encoding succinate--CoA ligase subunit beta produces MRLLEYQAKELFGQFGIKTPRGMASKNIEEARKHAQELGFPFVIKAQVPVGGRGKAGGIQKCHNTDEFELKYPQILGMSIKGEKTRAILLEKMAEYEKEIYLSLFLNRSKRCYTVIASGEGGVEIESVKNQVIREVGLGDVSPALAEEIAKQIGLEGRAISDFVDMLQKLSKLTIEKEAELAEINPVALLKDGSLLALDGKVITDDNSNFRHPEMGKYQEKTELEERAEKSGFTLVELDGNIAVVGNGAGLVMSTLDMLADNGGKPACFLDVGGGATTESVYEALTLISKMKKVKAILVNLYGGIVKTTTVASAFIKAYDDKLIDLPVYARLMGSESEKSKEMLKNTKTRMFDSVEDAINGVVMEVSKRG; encoded by the coding sequence ATGCGACTTTTAGAATACCAAGCAAAAGAGCTCTTTGGTCAGTTCGGCATAAAGACTCCAAGAGGCATGGCATCAAAGAACATCGAAGAGGCAAGAAAGCATGCTCAAGAGCTTGGATTTCCGTTTGTAATCAAGGCTCAGGTTCCCGTAGGCGGGCGCGGCAAGGCAGGAGGCATCCAAAAGTGCCACAATACGGACGAATTTGAGCTAAAATATCCGCAAATTCTCGGGATGTCAATAAAAGGTGAGAAAACCCGTGCAATACTACTTGAAAAGATGGCGGAGTATGAAAAAGAGATTTACCTCTCGCTGTTTTTGAATCGAAGTAAACGCTGCTACACCGTTATAGCATCAGGCGAGGGTGGTGTAGAAATAGAGTCTGTCAAAAACCAGGTAATTCGAGAGGTCGGTCTAGGAGACGTAAGTCCGGCACTTGCAGAGGAGATTGCAAAGCAGATAGGATTGGAAGGGAGAGCGATTTCAGATTTTGTGGACATGTTGCAAAAGCTATCAAAGCTTACTATCGAAAAGGAAGCCGAGCTTGCAGAGATAAATCCGGTTGCACTTCTCAAAGATGGTTCACTTTTAGCACTTGATGGCAAGGTGATAACGGATGATAATTCTAATTTCAGACATCCTGAAATGGGCAAGTATCAAGAAAAAACAGAGCTTGAAGAACGTGCTGAAAAGAGCGGATTTACACTTGTGGAACTAGATGGCAACATTGCAGTCGTTGGAAATGGCGCTGGCCTCGTCATGTCAACATTAGATATGCTGGCAGATAACGGTGGAAAACCAGCATGTTTCCTTGATGTTGGAGGAGGAGCAACAACAGAATCAGTTTATGAGGCACTCACGCTAATCAGCAAAATGAAAAAAGTGAAAGCAATTCTTGTGAATTTGTATGGTGGCATTGTAAAGACTACCACTGTTGCATCTGCATTTATCAAAGCGTATGATGACAAGCTGATTGATCTTCCAGTTTATGCAAGACTCATGGGCTCAGAATCGGAAAAGTCAAAAGAAATGTTAAAGAACACGAAAACACGCATGTTTGATTCCGTAGAAGATGCAATAAACGGCGTAGTAATGGAGGTAAGCAAGCGTGGCTAA
- a CDS encoding methyl-accepting chemotaxis protein — MQQSELQQGKKFTLEEVVQFTDLIAEKLNNAIDKVDNINHKTHVLSVNASIEAARAGTYGRPFGIVATNMSELSEETTKITEKMRNDTKEILNVGAMIKVQAKDYRGNRLSDLALVNIDLIDRNLYERTADVRWWATDGSVVDALTKKNAESYDCASKRLGVILQAYTVYYDLVLADTDGKIVANGSPEKYSSTNLSVADSKWFTSAMKTKSGNEFGFESVHHSPLVSNNLALVYSCAVREGGNTKGGIIGVLGVIFKWESLAQTIIQQTPIDDEEKKKTRICITDDDGLILADSDGKMLKDKIQFDKKTSLYAENKNYLFSEYMGYDACLAHAHSQGFEGYSTGWHSIIIQKLANM; from the coding sequence GTGCAACAATCCGAACTACAGCAAGGAAAAAAATTCACGCTTGAAGAGGTAGTCCAATTCACCGACTTGATTGCTGAAAAACTCAACAATGCAATAGACAAGGTAGACAACATAAATCACAAAACACACGTTCTCTCAGTAAATGCGTCTATAGAAGCTGCCAGAGCTGGAACATACGGGCGACCATTTGGAATAGTTGCAACTAATATGAGTGAGCTCTCAGAAGAGACCACCAAAATCACTGAAAAGATGCGAAATGATACAAAAGAAATCCTAAATGTGGGGGCAATGATAAAAGTACAGGCAAAAGACTACAGAGGAAACAGACTTTCTGATCTGGCGCTTGTTAACATAGATTTGATTGATAGGAATCTCTATGAAAGAACTGCTGATGTCAGATGGTGGGCCACTGATGGCAGTGTAGTTGATGCCCTTACAAAAAAGAATGCCGAATCATATGATTGTGCATCAAAACGCCTTGGTGTGATCCTGCAGGCGTATACGGTGTACTATGATCTCGTTCTAGCCGATACTGATGGAAAAATAGTGGCAAATGGCAGTCCAGAAAAATACTCATCAACAAATCTTTCCGTTGCTGACTCTAAATGGTTTACAAGTGCTATGAAGACAAAAAGTGGCAACGAATTCGGTTTCGAATCAGTTCACCATTCTCCTCTGGTAAGTAACAACCTTGCACTTGTCTATTCATGTGCTGTGAGGGAAGGCGGCAATACAAAAGGTGGTATAATTGGGGTTTTGGGCGTGATTTTCAAATGGGAGTCTCTTGCACAAACCATCATACAACAAACGCCTATAGATGACGAAGAAAAAAAGAAAACCAGAATTTGTATTACTGATGATGATGGATTAATTCTGGCGGACTCTGATGGCAAGATGCTCAAAGATAAGATCCAGTTTGACAAGAAAACAAGCCTCTATGCGGAAAACAAGAACTATCTTTTTTCGGAATATATGGGCTATGATGCATGCCTTGCCCACGCACATTCTCAAGGATTTGAAGGTTATTCTACGGGATGGCATTCTATCATAATTCAAAAACTGGCAAATATGTAA
- the ileS gene encoding isoleucine--tRNA ligase — MQLARDFDSKKIEDEIRAHLKNADLRKIIWDSKKQGEIVFIEGPPTMNGIPHAGHLRGRVIKDLWYRYMTLKGYRVRFNAGWDTQGLPVELQAEKELGITGGKSEILKTVGIEKLVAECKRIVHKYNEKWVQVDRLLGMSFDQDNAYWTYKDEFIEREWQFLKKAHETGILTEGYRVVAYCPSCQTSLSHGEVNQGYDIVQDPSLYYKVKLANDDVYLIIWTTMPFTLVTDAMVGLNPDEDYHYVKVENETWVVGQKRLEELMKEVKIDNYQIIKTLKGAEFDGVKYIHPLLDKIPKLKEMSKQSTIHLAVAESFVDANTGSGLVHLSPANGEDDYEIAKKRGVPIFSPIDDEVKFTDDAGSYSGMFVRDADRQIVEDLKNAGALVRIGRIKHKYPLCWRSKHPIVWLARREFFYMLDRLGEKAVEAASNVEYFFDQPKNRFLAIIKEKHPWCISRERFWGCPLPIWNCKNCGHIERLYSRKEIVAAASDLPDGPNFELHRPWIDRVLIKCRKCSTQMEREKFVLDTWHNSGSAPYSSLTDEEYKKGIPAPFLTEGIDQTRGWAYTLLIENVILNDKPISPFKSFLFQGHVLDKNGNKMSKSLGNVMDAEEMLTKYSVDLVRFYFIWKSSPIEPINFSTDEMMSRPYQILNTLYHLHLYFKQNSEYDKFDNSKTPVSWAHQNRLLETPDRWILSKLQKIVLDIQENNDRCRFHESARSIEDFVINLLSQVYIPITKAELWDEDSSKGNRRLAIYAVLHEVLRTLDILIHPLCPYTSEYLYLCTFDDTSILLQDWPTVRHELLDEQLEESFDLMKEVVSISAAARMKAKLKRRWPLDEAIICLRKGQKTKLELLRDLMMSQMNVEEVKIVEIESKTGLELLSELQKIGAPIKPIVELERKRIGPKAKQHMELLLSKFSATQPETIVSSLLSGGAYTFEIGDTKITLDKEDFIVSFDSKDGYAFSQRDNFMVFISTTRNREMMARGLVKDLARRLQTLRKERGYNPTDILHTASILELDQESLEMVKERSDELAFLVRVKQIDFTGIGKNYKDDDIDGQKIRITVE, encoded by the coding sequence TTGCAGTTAGCAAGAGATTTTGACTCAAAAAAAATTGAAGATGAGATCAGAGCCCATTTAAAAAACGCCGATTTACGCAAAATTATTTGGGATTCTAAAAAACAGGGCGAAATAGTCTTCATTGAAGGGCCTCCAACTATGAATGGAATCCCGCATGCAGGTCATCTCAGAGGACGAGTCATCAAGGATTTATGGTACAGGTACATGACGCTAAAAGGTTACAGAGTTAGATTTAACGCAGGATGGGATACGCAGGGCTTGCCAGTAGAATTGCAGGCAGAAAAAGAGCTCGGAATAACAGGCGGAAAATCAGAGATTCTAAAAACGGTAGGAATTGAAAAATTAGTGGCAGAATGCAAAAGGATAGTTCACAAGTACAACGAAAAATGGGTCCAGGTAGACAGGCTGCTTGGTATGTCATTTGACCAAGATAATGCATATTGGACTTACAAAGACGAATTCATAGAACGTGAATGGCAATTCTTGAAAAAAGCGCATGAGACAGGCATTCTGACAGAAGGGTATAGAGTAGTCGCATACTGTCCAAGCTGTCAGACATCACTCAGTCATGGGGAAGTAAACCAAGGATACGATATAGTTCAAGACCCGTCACTTTACTACAAGGTAAAGCTTGCAAATGATGATGTCTATCTTATAATTTGGACTACCATGCCGTTTACTCTTGTAACGGATGCAATGGTTGGGCTTAACCCAGATGAAGATTATCATTATGTAAAAGTAGAAAATGAGACATGGGTTGTAGGGCAAAAAAGACTTGAAGAATTAATGAAGGAAGTAAAAATTGATAACTATCAAATAATCAAGACGCTCAAAGGAGCAGAATTTGATGGAGTGAAATACATTCATCCTCTTCTTGATAAGATTCCAAAATTAAAGGAAATGTCCAAACAGTCCACGATTCACCTTGCAGTTGCCGAATCGTTTGTGGATGCAAATACTGGCAGTGGGCTTGTCCATCTCTCGCCTGCAAACGGCGAGGATGATTATGAGATTGCAAAAAAAAGAGGCGTGCCTATCTTTAGTCCTATTGATGATGAGGTAAAGTTCACGGATGATGCAGGCTCTTATTCAGGAATGTTTGTGAGAGATGCCGACAGGCAGATTGTTGAAGATCTAAAAAATGCCGGCGCTCTTGTTAGAATAGGCAGAATAAAACACAAATATCCACTGTGCTGGCGTTCAAAACATCCAATAGTGTGGTTGGCAAGAAGAGAATTCTTTTACATGTTAGATAGACTCGGCGAGAAAGCAGTCGAGGCTGCATCAAATGTGGAGTATTTTTTTGATCAGCCAAAAAATAGATTCCTAGCCATAATAAAAGAAAAGCACCCATGGTGTATCTCACGAGAGCGATTCTGGGGCTGCCCATTGCCAATATGGAATTGTAAGAACTGTGGTCATATTGAGCGACTCTATTCAAGAAAGGAAATAGTTGCAGCAGCCTCAGATCTTCCTGACGGTCCAAATTTTGAGTTGCATAGACCATGGATTGACAGGGTTTTAATCAAATGTAGAAAATGCAGTACCCAAATGGAACGAGAAAAATTTGTTCTGGATACTTGGCATAACAGCGGTTCAGCCCCCTACTCCTCACTCACAGATGAGGAATACAAAAAAGGGATTCCCGCTCCGTTTCTTACCGAAGGCATAGATCAAACCAGAGGTTGGGCATACACATTGTTAATTGAGAACGTCATACTAAATGACAAGCCCATCTCGCCATTCAAGTCATTTTTGTTTCAAGGACATGTTCTTGACAAAAACGGAAACAAGATGAGCAAGAGCCTAGGCAACGTAATGGACGCTGAGGAAATGCTTACAAAATACTCCGTAGATCTGGTAAGGTTTTACTTTATTTGGAAATCAAGTCCGATAGAGCCCATCAATTTTAGCACCGATGAGATGATGTCAAGGCCATATCAAATCCTCAATACGCTATATCATCTGCACTTGTACTTCAAACAGAACAGCGAATATGACAAGTTTGATAATTCCAAGACGCCCGTATCATGGGCGCATCAAAACAGGCTCCTCGAAACTCCAGATAGATGGATTTTATCCAAGCTACAAAAGATTGTGTTAGACATACAAGAAAATAACGACAGATGCAGATTTCACGAATCTGCAAGGTCTATTGAAGATTTTGTAATAAATTTGCTCAGTCAGGTATACATACCAATCACTAAGGCAGAGCTCTGGGACGAAGATAGTTCAAAGGGTAACCGACGTCTTGCCATCTATGCAGTTTTGCATGAAGTGCTCAGAACTCTAGACATACTCATACACCCATTATGTCCTTACACCAGCGAATACTTGTATCTGTGTACATTTGATGATACGAGTATTCTACTGCAGGACTGGCCGACTGTAAGGCATGAGCTGCTTGATGAGCAACTTGAGGAGTCATTTGATCTGATGAAAGAAGTAGTTTCAATTTCTGCTGCAGCAAGAATGAAGGCTAAGCTAAAACGAAGATGGCCGCTCGATGAGGCAATAATCTGCTTAAGAAAGGGGCAGAAGACAAAATTGGAATTACTCAGAGACCTCATGATGTCCCAGATGAACGTAGAGGAGGTAAAAATAGTCGAGATTGAAAGCAAGACAGGGCTGGAGTTGTTATCAGAGCTACAAAAAATAGGCGCCCCAATCAAACCTATTGTAGAATTGGAAAGAAAAAGAATCGGGCCAAAGGCAAAGCAGCATATGGAATTGTTGCTGTCCAAGTTTTCAGCCACCCAGCCAGAAACCATAGTTTCCAGCCTATTGAGCGGAGGCGCCTACACCTTTGAGATAGGAGATACGAAAATCACACTTGATAAGGAAGACTTTATAGTCAGTTTCGATTCAAAAGACGGTTACGCATTCTCGCAAAGAGACAATTTCATGGTGTTTATCTCTACCACAAGAAATCGTGAAATGATGGCACGCGGTTTAGTAAAGGATCTGGCAAGAAGACTACAGACATTAAGGAAGGAAAGAGGCTACAATCCGACAGATATTTTGCACACTGCGTCTATTCTGGAACTTGATCAAGAATCCTTGGAGATGGTCAAGGAAAGATCAGATGAATTGGCATTTTTGGTGAGAGTAAAACAGATCGACTTTACTGGAATTGGTAAAAACTACAAAGATGACGACATTGATGGTCAAAAAATCCGAATTACAGTAGAGTGA
- a CDS encoding sensor histidine kinase has product MLIRHKLLLGFLIIIAITIPNGVIGYLKVEQSLTKIENDIFINLHDVKTASHLNNLAIHMKYYDEVLTQAARNYAFTGNEKWSNLYFDTEPELNRIIKEAISIGDEQERLIFTNIGDANSALVDLEHKAIQLRMEGKPEQAVTLLESQEYWQHKDMYKNTLERYAKIKGFEYDNAYDMSTANLENSIRDVGLVLAEAKSLLYVGIPIVLLIAILLSYYIFKSLATPINQLKQTVEKISGGNYDVEFPKNRTDEIGDLAKRMESMVRSFRAALETELQLTLAQEKLKTEKLTAIGELAARIAHDLRNPLSVIKNVCEIMKMQYGQKDPKIQEHVMRMENSIQRMSHQIDDVLNYVRNTPIQREVVSLKDIILRSIEDLQIQKNVTINLPNNDEKINCDEQKIRTVVSNIVLNSVQAMGGIGTISIKIKGYTKHVSIEISDSGPGIPEDILPKIFEPLFTTKQTGTGLGLSSCKNIVEQHNGTITVKNNPTTFTITLPRLS; this is encoded by the coding sequence GTGCTGATAAGACATAAACTGTTACTTGGCTTTCTTATAATAATTGCAATAACCATCCCTAATGGAGTAATAGGATATCTCAAAGTTGAACAAAGCCTCACAAAAATCGAAAACGACATTTTCATAAATCTACATGACGTCAAAACTGCGTCTCACCTTAACAATCTGGCCATTCACATGAAATATTATGATGAGGTGTTGACACAGGCTGCAAGAAACTATGCCTTTACAGGCAACGAGAAGTGGTCGAATCTTTATTTTGATACTGAACCAGAGCTGAATAGGATAATCAAGGAGGCCATATCAATAGGAGATGAGCAAGAGAGATTAATTTTTACAAATATAGGCGATGCGAATTCTGCTCTGGTGGATCTTGAACATAAAGCAATCCAGCTTAGAATGGAAGGAAAACCTGAGCAGGCTGTCACATTACTGGAAAGTCAAGAATACTGGCAACACAAGGACATGTACAAAAACACGCTTGAAAGATATGCAAAAATCAAGGGCTTTGAATATGATAACGCGTATGATATGTCAACAGCTAATTTGGAAAATTCCATACGTGATGTGGGGCTAGTTCTTGCTGAGGCAAAATCGTTACTCTATGTGGGAATTCCGATAGTATTGTTAATTGCGATATTGTTGAGTTATTATATATTCAAATCCCTTGCCACACCAATAAATCAACTAAAACAGACAGTTGAGAAGATATCTGGTGGGAATTATGATGTGGAATTCCCAAAGAACAGAACAGATGAGATAGGAGATCTTGCAAAGAGAATGGAGTCAATGGTACGATCATTTAGGGCTGCGCTTGAAACCGAGTTACAGCTGACTTTGGCGCAAGAAAAATTAAAGACAGAAAAACTTACTGCTATAGGTGAGCTTGCCGCACGAATTGCTCACGATCTTAGAAACCCGCTTTCTGTCATCAAAAATGTATGCGAAATAATGAAAATGCAATATGGGCAAAAAGATCCTAAAATTCAAGAGCATGTTATGAGGATGGAAAACTCCATACAGAGAATGTCCCACCAAATAGACGATGTCCTGAACTATGTTAGAAACACCCCGATACAAAGGGAGGTCGTTTCATTAAAAGACATAATATTGCGTTCGATTGAAGACTTGCAAATACAGAAAAATGTAACGATAAACCTACCAAACAACGATGAGAAGATCAACTGTGACGAGCAAAAAATACGTACTGTGGTCTCTAATATAGTCCTAAACAGCGTTCAGGCAATGGGCGGAATAGGCACAATAAGCATAAAAATCAAAGGCTACACAAAGCATGTCAGCATAGAAATATCTGATTCCGGTCCTGGAATTCCCGAAGATATTCTTCCAAAAATATTTGAACCCTTGTTTACAACAAAACAGACTGGAACCGGCCTTGGGCTTTCAAGCTGCAAAAACATTGTAGAACAACACAATGGGACAATCACTGTAAAAAACAACCCCACTACATTCACCATTACACTTCCACGCCTCTCTTAA
- a CDS encoding methyl-accepting chemotaxis protein: protein MKNILTRSLNVKLICLFLTVAMIPMVVISVISFSNSQESLEQRASDQLKTLTNDRAKSLEQLNVFRIQQLVQAAQTPEIIDAALGSEDPTALDNVLNRIRESTGGESGYHNFRIVSIDGDVLYAQDRSMIGQSYFSNKFFQMGLERPYREYTQDSQKRVAVTTVPIFDQQNKKIGVLIAQTGVPALDQVLLDREGLGETGETYIVNFDKVMISPSRFSEGLEFVQRVDTLPVKECVERGKDISALIYPDYRGVPIFGTSKCEPELGFVVIAEFDVAEIVAPVVALQNMYVITGSIIAAVVGTFAFFMSKSISRPIRDAADVAKKISEGNLTATIPESKAKDEIGILVNSERQMVENLKKVLGEVQIASQSVSSSAQQFSASGTELNSAIQQIATTVDQVSRGSQTQAQRIEKSKHVVEELAKSMNDLSTNAKESVEISNQVGLLSEKGTESAKEAGERMNKIIRVTNESAQKVKALAEKTNEITAVLEVIKQIADQTNLLALNAAIEAARAGEAGRGFAVVADEVRRLAESSARSSDEIDSKLKQIQEHAQQVVGEIETSANEVNQGKMVIDSSLKTLHDIAANIRNVSDTVRNLSESTYQQMIKVKTVSEDVVEIAAVSEENAAATEEASAAVEEQTSQTHEISNAANQLADLAMQLQSTVAKFKLELNENSEERKQAPNQQSILAKIRLTKN, encoded by the coding sequence ATGAAGAATATACTGACACGCTCACTGAATGTGAAGCTCATCTGTCTGTTTCTTACTGTGGCAATGATTCCAATGGTAGTAATCTCGGTAATCAGCTTCAGTAATTCTCAGGAATCGCTAGAGCAGAGAGCATCAGACCAGCTAAAAACACTCACAAATGACAGAGCAAAGTCTCTTGAACAGCTTAACGTATTTAGAATACAACAGCTAGTTCAAGCAGCCCAGACGCCGGAAATAATAGATGCGGCCCTAGGATCAGAGGATCCGACTGCATTGGATAACGTATTGAATCGCATCAGAGAATCCACGGGAGGAGAAAGCGGATACCATAACTTCAGAATAGTCTCAATTGACGGGGATGTGCTGTATGCTCAGGATCGTTCAATGATAGGCCAGAGCTACTTTTCTAACAAGTTCTTCCAAATGGGCCTTGAGCGACCATACCGAGAATATACACAAGATAGTCAAAAAAGAGTGGCAGTGACAACAGTTCCAATCTTTGATCAGCAAAACAAAAAGATTGGGGTTCTAATTGCGCAAACCGGTGTTCCAGCACTTGACCAAGTATTGTTAGATAGAGAAGGATTGGGCGAGACTGGTGAGACATACATAGTCAACTTTGACAAAGTGATGATAAGTCCATCCAGGTTCAGCGAGGGTCTGGAATTTGTCCAAAGAGTAGACACACTTCCTGTAAAAGAATGCGTTGAGAGAGGCAAGGACATCTCGGCTTTGATCTATCCAGATTACAGAGGAGTTCCGATATTTGGCACGTCAAAATGTGAACCAGAATTAGGATTTGTTGTAATAGCTGAATTTGATGTGGCCGAGATTGTAGCTCCAGTTGTAGCATTGCAAAACATGTATGTTATTACAGGAAGTATTATTGCAGCAGTAGTTGGAACATTTGCATTCTTTATGTCCAAATCAATTTCAAGACCAATCAGAGATGCAGCAGATGTTGCAAAGAAGATAAGTGAAGGCAACCTAACAGCTACAATACCAGAGTCAAAGGCAAAAGATGAGATAGGAATTCTTGTCAATTCCGAAAGACAGATGGTAGAGAATCTCAAAAAGGTTCTAGGTGAGGTGCAGATTGCATCGCAGTCAGTCTCATCAAGCGCACAACAATTTTCAGCCTCAGGAACAGAATTGAACTCGGCAATACAGCAGATTGCAACTACTGTGGACCAAGTATCAAGAGGCTCTCAGACTCAGGCGCAGCGTATAGAGAAATCCAAGCACGTAGTAGAGGAGCTGGCCAAATCCATGAACGATCTGTCAACTAACGCAAAAGAATCAGTTGAAATTTCAAATCAGGTAGGATTGCTCTCAGAAAAAGGTACCGAGTCAGCAAAGGAAGCAGGTGAGCGAATGAACAAAATAATTCGCGTAACCAACGAATCTGCACAAAAAGTAAAGGCACTTGCAGAAAAGACCAATGAAATAACTGCAGTGCTAGAGGTAATCAAACAGATCGCAGATCAGACCAACCTATTGGCGCTTAATGCTGCAATCGAGGCTGCAAGAGCGGGTGAAGCAGGACGAGGATTTGCTGTTGTGGCAGATGAAGTTCGACGTTTAGCTGAGAGCTCTGCAAGATCATCTGATGAGATAGATTCCAAACTAAAGCAAATACAAGAACATGCTCAACAAGTAGTAGGAGAAATTGAGACTAGTGCAAACGAAGTAAATCAGGGAAAGATGGTAATTGACTCTTCGTTAAAAACACTGCACGACATAGCTGCGAACATCAGGAATGTTTCAGATACAGTAAGGAATCTTTCAGAATCCACATATCAGCAGATGATAAAAGTCAAGACTGTTTCAGAGGACGTAGTAGAAATTGCCGCAGTTTCTGAAGAAAATGCAGCGGCAACAGAAGAAGCATCTGCTGCAGTTGAAGAACAAACATCACAGACGCATGAGATTTCCAACGCAGCAAACCAGTTGGCAGATCTTGCAATGCAGTTACAATCGACAGTAGCAAAATTCAAGCTGGAATTAAATGAGAATTCAGAAGAGCGAAAGCAGGCACCGAATCAACAGTCAATACTGGCAAAGATAAGATTGACTAAAAACTAA
- a CDS encoding 50S ribosomal protein L40e, protein MPITDPEKKRIAQAARLHMKICLNCGVRNSLAASRCRKCHGSFLRLKNRTLGAKK, encoded by the coding sequence ATGCCAATAACTGATCCAGAAAAGAAGAGAATCGCACAAGCAGCACGACTTCATATGAAGATCTGCCTAAACTGCGGGGTCAGAAATTCACTGGCAGCATCAAGATGCAGAAAATGCCATGGAAGCTTTCTGAGGCTGAAGAACAGAACACTTGGCGCCAAAAAGTAG
- a CDS encoding TerC family protein, whose translation MNDIGLLWILFSLFVGISLAIDLGVFSKLRKNKPEHDTPPFKTALTWTIVWISLAGVFAGIIYFDMGEEKLVEFVTGYALEKSLSVDNMFVFLLIFTSLNIPHKFQHRVLSMGILGAIAMRIPLILAGVALLETFHWMIYLFGAFLIATAIRMLMQRKEKKIEVEKNLAIRALKKIMPVDYEVKSPKFFIVKDGVRYATPLIVALVIIEFTDLLFALDSIPAILAITTDSFIVITSNIFAILGLRSLYFLLAGIMEKFYYLKPGLIAILLFIGVKMIVAEKIEIPTVLSLSVVMGILGIALALSFVRARRHRD comes from the coding sequence ATGAACGATATCGGCTTGCTGTGGATACTGTTCTCCCTATTTGTTGGCATCTCTTTGGCAATAGATCTTGGCGTATTTTCCAAACTACGCAAAAATAAACCGGAACATGACACCCCACCATTCAAAACTGCGCTAACTTGGACTATAGTGTGGATTTCACTAGCAGGAGTGTTTGCTGGAATAATTTACTTTGACATGGGAGAAGAAAAACTAGTGGAGTTTGTCACTGGCTACGCACTAGAGAAATCATTGAGTGTTGATAACATGTTTGTATTTTTGCTGATCTTCACATCGCTGAATATCCCCCATAAATTCCAGCACCGTGTACTCTCAATGGGTATTCTTGGAGCAATTGCAATGAGGATACCTCTAATCCTTGCCGGCGTTGCCCTTCTTGAAACATTCCATTGGATGATCTATCTATTCGGGGCGTTTCTTATCGCCACCGCAATCAGGATGCTGATGCAAAGAAAGGAAAAGAAGATTGAGGTTGAAAAGAATCTTGCCATTCGCGCACTCAAAAAGATAATGCCTGTAGACTATGAGGTAAAGTCTCCCAAATTCTTCATAGTAAAAGATGGCGTAAGATATGCAACTCCTCTTATAGTCGCCCTTGTAATAATAGAGTTTACCGACTTGTTGTTTGCCTTGGATTCAATACCTGCGATCCTGGCCATAACTACTGACTCATTCATTGTAATTACATCTAACATATTTGCCATCTTGGGATTAAGAAGCCTGTATTTTCTTTTAGCGGGCATAATGGAAAAATTCTACTATCTAAAACCTGGCCTGATAGCAATACTTCTGTTCATAGGTGTTAAGATGATTGTTGCAGAAAAAATCGAGATTCCTACAGTATTATCGCTTTCTGTCGTGATGGGCATCCTTGGAATAGCACTTGCACTATCATTTGTAAGGGCGCGCAGACACAGAGATTAG
- the sucD gene encoding succinate--CoA ligase subunit alpha: MPVIVQGITGTFGSLHARAMLDYGTNIAAGVTPGKGGQKFDDRVPIYNTVKEAVDATGAKISIVFVPAKFFLGAAKEALDAGIKLLVAIPEHVPIRDTMQVLEIAKQKDAIMIGPNTPGVMIPGLIKIGIMPASPFKPGNIAVLSKSGTLLYEISNTLTKAGFGQSITIGIGGDPVNGTRLIDAFDMVKDDAGLEGMVIVGEIGGDSEEILAQHIIDTNFKKPIVAYIAGRRAPKEKRMGHAGAIVMGTYGSAESKIAMFNKANIPVAKRPNEVAILLAGKLEKSKD, translated from the coding sequence ATGCCCGTGATTGTGCAGGGAATAACAGGCACTTTTGGTTCGCTTCATGCAAGAGCCATGCTAGATTATGGTACAAACATCGCAGCAGGAGTTACACCGGGTAAAGGCGGACAAAAGTTTGATGATAGAGTACCAATTTACAACACCGTCAAAGAGGCAGTCGATGCAACCGGTGCCAAAATTTCAATAGTATTTGTTCCAGCCAAGTTCTTTTTGGGCGCTGCAAAAGAAGCTCTTGATGCAGGAATAAAGCTGCTGGTAGCAATCCCAGAACACGTTCCAATCAGAGATACAATGCAAGTGCTAGAGATCGCAAAACAAAAAGATGCAATAATGATAGGCCCCAACACGCCAGGCGTGATGATTCCAGGACTTATAAAGATCGGAATCATGCCGGCAAGCCCGTTCAAACCAGGCAATATTGCAGTACTCTCAAAGAGTGGCACTTTGCTCTACGAGATATCAAACACATTGACAAAAGCCGGCTTTGGACAATCAATAACAATTGGTATTGGAGGAGACCCAGTAAATGGGACTCGTCTCATAGACGCCTTTGATATGGTCAAAGATGACGCAGGTCTTGAAGGCATGGTAATAGTAGGAGAGATAGGCGGAGACTCTGAAGAGATTTTGGCTCAGCATATAATTGACACCAATTTCAAAAAACCGATTGTTGCATACATTGCAGGCCGCCGTGCACCAAAGGAAAAAAGAATGGGTCATGCAGGCGCAATTGTAATGGGAACGTATGGTTCAGCAGAATCAAAGATTGCCATGTTTAACAAGGCCAACATACCAGTGGCTAAAAGGCCTAACGAAGTTGCCATTTTGCTTGCAGGCAAGCTGGAAAAATCCAAAGACTAA